A window of Peptococcus niger genomic DNA:
TATCATAGGAGGTTCTTTTTTTACTTGAAGCTAAAGCTTTTTATTCCTACCACCAGCATAGCTGGTGGTTTATTCATGCTAAAGCGAACAAAAAATGCAAAAGCCGCCTAATGGCGGCTCTTACAAATATTAAATAACCTCAGCCTTCATTTTCTATTCGACCCCTTGTCAGCTAACAGGGTCTGAAAATAATCCCGCCAAACATCAACCATCCCCTTTGGCTGGTCAATATAGTAGGACCGCGATATGGTTTCCAGGTCTTTGGGATCATAATCTGCGTAATTCCACCAAATGGCCACTTTAAGGTCCTTGTAACCGGCAAGATGTTTGAGCATTTCTTTGGTCCAGGCCACTTTATCGCCGCCAATGCCGGAACAGGCGAATTCTGTAATCATAACCGGTTGCCGATAGGCCGCTTGAACATGGGCATAGGTCTCATCATAAAGCGCCCCGAAATCCTGCCATAATTCAGACGGATAATAGGTCCCTGTATTGTAAGCCGTCATGCCAATGATATCGACATAGGCATCGCCGGGGTAATACATACCGGGATAATTCCAGTAATAATTGGGCCAGGATTCATTATTTGGGTTCCAAACGTAGAGAATTTGGTCACCAACACCGTATTCCGTCAGTTTATCGGCAATGTAGCGGTAAAAAGCGGTATAAATCTCCGGATCGCGACTTAGGTGGTAGGCGCAATACTTGCACCAGTCCCCGTTCATCTCATTGCCAATTCGCAAAAGCACCGGGGCGCCGCCATCTTGAATGGCTTTTGCGTAGTCCTTTAGATAACCATCATATTTGCCGTTTAAAACCTTGTAGACTTGGTTGGAGCCGTCTTCTTCATCGACCGTTTGCAAGGTCAATTCAACGGTGCGGCCCTCTGCGGCAGCCTGCTTTAAAACCGGCGCAATCGTCGTGGCCGGATCAGCTCGAGTGAAGTCACTGTAATGAACAATAAAGTTAAACCGATAGTCTAATTCTTTCTCTGTCTTGCGGAGGTCCTTATAGTCAAAGGCCGCATAACTGGGTTGAAAAATCCCCCAGGACAGGTTGGCGCGCTCACCAAACCGTTTATCAAAAAGATACTGCGTTTTATTGCTGACCGGGTGCTGGGGGCCGGTTTTGCCCAGGGGCTGAACATAGGGCTGAACCGTTGGCGTCACCGCTTGATAGCTTTTGACCAAGTCAAGTAAGGCATCTGTATTTTTGAAGGGCTTCTGTGCGGTAAAAAGATAACTCATCACCGTGTGGGCATCTGTCTGAATGTCAATGCTACAGTAGTGTCTGGCATCATCAGAAAGAGCCGCCAGGCGTGGTCGATCCCAAACCAAGAGCCGGCCTTTTTGCATCCCCAGATGAAAGTCCTCATTACGGAGGATTTTATGGTCCCGGGTGTTGGTTAGCCAGCCAAAATCGTCCTTTCCTGTACCTGTGCTATAGGCGAAATAATGTCTCGCCGGCAGCGTATCCTTTCCGACAACTTGTTTGAAAACCCGCACCCGATAATCCGGAAGTTGAAAGTCCACCTCCGCTTCACTGGGATGCACCCTTACCGTCGGTTTTTCCGGAAAGGTCAACGCATAGCCCTGCGCAAGATGGGTAAAATGTGCCCCATCCTTCTCTTGCTTAAGCGTATACAAATCTTCCAAGCTGGTCGCCTTTTTAAGCCTTCCATCGGTATCATTTTCCGGGAAATAATACTGAAAAACCATTGGACCGATAATGATGGCCACTAAAGCAACCACACCAGCTAATGCCAACAACCATTTTTTCTTGTGGCCCTTCTTCCTTTGAGTCTGCTCTTTATCCTTATTCACACCAATCCTCCTATGCAAGTCCCCATGCCGTCTGCCAAAGGCACGCCAACGCATCGCCAATTCCATAGGCCATAAGTCCGCTTACCAGGGGCTCAATGGAATAGGGCGTCAAATAAGCGTGCAACGCATAACTTCTTTACTTGAATTATACTTGACACCAGAAGGAAAAGAAAGTCACCCCTAAGAAATTCTCTTCTGACCGTAAATATCCAATAAGTAAGCCTTAGCACTTTTATCGCAAGAAATGCAGCAAAAATTTACCAGTTTTCTAACGACACGCTTCTTGCCAATGTTTTAGCGCGGGCAAGGCAGTAAACCATTCGCACTGACGGCAGCCAAAATCATACTCTCCGCAAGACAATACCGACAAGGCTACAAACGAATTGCTGAATCCTAAAAGCAAAAAGCCCCCCATTAAAATGGGAGGCTTCTTAAACAAGTTATGAAATTGAACCGGTTATTTTTTTGCCCCCACAGGAAAGCATCTTGCTTGCTAGCAATATAGCCCTTGTTTTACTCCCACTCTTCTTTTCCAAACGTACGATACATCCCAAACTATTCAAAATATTAGATTCTATTTTTTTAGAGTATCACTAAATCCATCTAATTATAGGATGTTTTCAGATTTTTAGTCCCGTCCCAGTCCCAGTACCAGGTAAAAACATCTAAGAAAAAATATATACTTCTGATAATTTATGATATATAGCATTTTCTAGTTTTGTTTTTAATATTCTTATATTATCATATCTATCAACATTATCCATAAACCATTGCATGATATCTGTTTTTTTTATTATGTTTTTTTCATCATCATCTAATTTACTCAATACTTCATCGTACCAATTTTTAACAATTTCAATTTTTTGTTCTTTCTCTAATTGATCAAATTGTATACACTCAGAAAATCTCGAAAACATTGCTGGTCCTAAACTCTCTTTAATTTTTTCTTCATTCATAAAATTTGAGGTACATATAAAAATCGTGTTTTTTAAGTCTACATCATAATTGGTATCTACATACCTACCCTCATCAAAAAGCTCATAAAAAGCATTATAAAACCTATAGTCTACTTTATCAAATTCATCAATTAGTATAACGTTAGACTCCCTTAAAAGCATATCTTTTGCTAAACTATTATTTGAGTGTTCAGACCCAAAAACATAATTATAAGCTTCATTTGTTTGCATCATTGAAAATTGAATTCTTAATAAGTTCCCACCTAATGAATTACTTATACTTTTAGCACTTTCAGTTTTACCAACTCCAGAATACCCATAAAACATTAATACAACTGGATTATTTACTTGTTCTTTTAATAACCTATACAATCCTGTTATTATTGATTTTTTACAATCAACTTGTCCAAGAATATCTTTATTTAATTGTTTGTAAATCTCCTTAAGTTTTTCCTTAGATATTTCTTGGTATTCTGAAAATTTATATTCAATTATACTTTCATCATATGCTTTTAAAGATTCCTCCACTCGTCTCGGTGGATTATGAACTAGAAGACAATCAATATTGCAGTTTAAAGTAATTATAGTTGAAAAGTTTGATAAAACATGAGGTAACACTGATGCATAATCATCTGCCTTTACTACACAAGCTTCAACAGGTATTTTTCTTCCTAACTCTTGTTCTCTAACACCAGATTCATTCGGTCTTAACCTAGCATTATATTTTTGTATCAGCTCCATAAAAGGTGTATAAGAACCATTACCTATAATTTCAGATAATAGTTCTTCAAAATCTTTTTTGCTCCCTTTAAATATAATAATTCTATTAACCATTTGACTCAACTCCAGCTAATAGCACATCAAATACTGGAAGTTTTTTAGATGAATTAGTATTTTGACCATTATCTCTATTACTTTCTTCATATGATGGATTATCAACTACACTATTTGTTAAATCAAGATTTAACTCTTCGTTAATATTAAGCATATCCAATGTTGTATCGCCAACTTTAATAGCAAAAATACTTAAATTCATTTTTAGCAAATCACTAATCATATAATTATTTTTAAAAGCACTAATATTAAATCTTAAAATTACTTTACTATTTCCTTTAGTTCCAACAAATTCGTAATAACCCTTTGCATTTCTTAAAACACTATCAAGTTTCTCCAATGAAATGCTAAGTTCGCCACTAGGAATAGTGCTTCCTGATTGAAACATATTCATATAAGGTGAAACCATTACGAAATAAGACAAAGAATCTTTCTCTGCTGTGATTTTATAACCACTGAATTTTTTTATTGTCCCTTTTGGTAATTTGGAAACAGCTGTCTTATTCTCATTTTCTTCTAGTGCATTAACAAAATCAGTAAGAATAGTATTTTTTATGATATTTTTTACCATTTTTTCACTATTAAAACTTAGTCCTGCTGATGCTGTCACGCCAACTTCTGCATTCCAGCCTAATAATGCTTTTATAAGACCACCAAATCCAATTTTTGTAGCTGCATCTGTATCAACTTCTGCATCTTTTGATGCAGTTTCTAATAATTCTGTTGTTTTCTCCAGCTTTCCTCCAGACATCAATTGAAGATAATCCGTTATTGACTCGTCATCAAAGTATATAATCTTACACAATTGAGTTGTTGAACTTTTATCGGACATACGCCCCTCCAATAATCATTGCTAATAATTTTCCTTTTTTATTAACCATCAATTCTATCCCCATATGGTAAACTCTTCATATAGTTTTCCATATATTTCCAATCAGGTATATATCCTTCATCAGAATACTTTTTGCTTTTATCAAATACATAGTCATTACCATTCATTAAAACTGGTAATTTTATTGTAAAATCTTTTCTAAAATGCGAGTTTAATTCTCTTCCAAAAGCCTGATATTTTATTTTGCATTCATTCCTTATCAGAGTTGAGATAAATAATTTTGTGTGAATACTAAGTGGTTCTTTTTCTTGCAATATCCCAACATTTTGTGCTGTATAGAACGGCTCTTTTTGAATAAAACAAGAACCAAGAAAACTTCCACCTAAAGCTAATGACATAGTACCAGCAGGGAAAGATTTTTGTCCTTCAACTTCATCAACAAATCCTACTACCCCGTTTCCGTTGCTATCACGTGACACATAATTGTACTTTGGATTATCATTTAATGTAGCATTTCATTTAAAATCTTTATTGAATCAACAACTTTAATTTTGTCGTTAACTTTACCAAAAACTATATTCTCATATTCTTCAAAAGATTTTAAAATAGTTTCTTCTTTTTTCCTATGCTCTTCATCAATAATTACTGATTGTCCATGCCAAACCCATATATCATCTCCATCTGTTTCTATTAGCATAGCAATTATTTTTTTATCAGAATACGCTTTTTCGTACCTTACATAGTCTTGTAATTGTTTTCTAATTTTATTATGATCCCATCTGTTAAAGCTATTTTTTGTTTCTACTAAAATAACTAATCTATCATTTTCAAATCTTATATCTAAGTATTGATGGTTTGTGTCTGTATCTCCTTTTTGGTAATCTTTTATATTTTTTCCAACTGTTTTAAGTGCTTGAACATAACTAAACTCTCCTGATTCAGTGTTACCAATCTGATGCATGTTACCTATTTTTTATTATTTCGGATCTATTCATTTAATTACCTGACATAATCCATAATATCTTCAACCTTACAATCAAGAACATAACAAATCTTTGCTATAGTTTCTAAATCAATTCTTTTAACTTTATTATTACAATAAGAATTAAGTTGCGTCCTTTGAAGATTTGCTTCTTTTTCTAATTTGTTTTTGCTTATATTTTTTTCTTCTAAAACCTGGTCTATTTTAAAAATAATTTTCCCAAAGTTTTGCATAAATTTCTCTCCCTTGTCATTTTAAAAATCGTCATTTCATTTGAGTATATTATATCATATTTTAAAAACTTCTTACAGGTCTAAGATTTATTTTGGATAAATTTTATTTCGTTCTTCTTAATAATAGGGAATGTATATCCCATATTTCTTTTGATAATTTTTCTATTTTTTCTCTCATATGATCAATATCTTTCTTGTAAATGACACCAGTTGTATTAGTTGCTTTTGCGATCTGGTTTCTGTTATTTGTTGCATTTGAAATTAGCCATTGTAAGTTTCTAAATGGTTCTAGATCTACAATATAAATTTCTTTTTCCAACACACATTTTCTAAGAAAGTGGGGCATAGTTTTGCAATTTGCAAGTTTCATTTTCTTTTCAAAAATTTCTTTTTCTTCATCTGTTAAATATATTTTTAGTTGATTTTTTCTTGTTCTATTATACATACATTTCTCCTTTGCTCATATCATTTGGGGTATTAGGGTTCTCCCTAACAAGGTAAAATTCATTAAAATAGACACCTATATTTTAAAAAGGTGTCTTAAAAAAGTCATATTATATTTTTTCTTGGATTAAATAATCTAATTATCTGATATATTAATTTTTCTGTTTTTTGAATATCCAAATAATATTATTCTATCCAATAATATCTTTTATTTCTTGAGAAAAACGACTTGTTGATTTTTTACAAATATCTTCATAAAAATTTTTCACATCGTGATCCTTAAGAATATATCTAACTTGATTATTAGCTAAAGCAATTTTTAATATTCTTTTAATTTGTTTACTCCCCCAAGAGTCTATAGGACTCATTTTTTTAATTATTTCATGGGTTTTAGAAAATGATGGGCTTTCGCTTAATTGGTCTATTAAATCTTCCTTTTTGATATAATCCTCATCCTTGTTTGTTCTTTCGCGCTTCATTTCTCTTAGGCATTCTGCATTTTTTCTCTCCAAAATTTCGTTAGCAGCTGTTCTATCTATAATATTTTTTACTAATATTTCTAATTCTGATCCTTCAGTGTAATCGGCTTCTGTAAAATATTTTATTCTGTTTTCTTCTATCATCTTAAAAACTTTATTTTTTGAATCTTTTCCGTGGACGCCAATGGAGTAGCCACCATTTGTAGATACAAGTTTCATACATGGTATATCTGTATCACTGTCGCCTATATAGACCATATTTCTGAAGGGAACTCGGTATTCATCTTCTTTAAAATAATCATTTACCTTTGTATCGTTAAAATCAAGAGCACCTTTTTTTATTCTGAAGAGAAATTGGGTCTTACTCGTATAGTTTATGCATTGTGCTGGCCAGACAGCGACACCATCGGCATCGTAATAAAATGAACTTGCGTATATCTTTTTAAAGTAGCTTGCTATTTTAGTTCCTTCAATCATTTCTTTTAAGCCTGATGAAATTATATAATGTTCAACTTGAATGCCTTTTTCTTTTCCATAGTTATTTATTCTGTCAAACCATTCTTCGACTCCTGGAAATAATTCAACATTTGCTCCATATTCTGAAAGAGTTTTCTTGTTGAAAATATGTTTACCTCTGGAATCTTTGGTCATCTTGTACATCCATGCCAAATTTTGATCCATATCATTGTCTTCTGCTAATTTATTAGATTCGTTCCAAAATTCGTCCACGTTCTGTTCTAAGGACTGTATAAATCCTTGAGCTTGCATATCATCTGGCGTAAGTGTCTTGTCGAAGTCATAGCAAATTGCTAAAATTATATCTTTTTCTTTTTTATAATCCATTACTTTTACTCCTTATAAAATCTATTTAGCTTTTAAAAACTGGACTGTAAAGCTATTTTGATTAATTATATTACTGTTATTAGTAATTATATATTTGAAAACTTATTTCAGGTTTAAATTTAAACATATTAAAGTAAATCTGAATTAATATACCTGAAATTAAAAGTGGCATTTTCTTCTCGCAACAATCCAATTTCCATCACGCTTTGATCCAATTCTTTCTATCATGTTCTTTTCTTGTAAGGATTTAAATGTCCTTTCGATAGTCCTCTTTGTTACACCTATTTTTTCTGCAAGTTCAATTGATGTCAAGCTTGGACTTTTAATAAGAAGTTCAATCACTTTCTTCTCAGTTTTATTCAAACCGACATTCAAACCGACATTCAAACCGACATTTTTATTGTCTATTTGGTCAACCACTTCTTTCTCAAAAGGAATAGTGCATCTAATATAGTTACTTTCAATTTCAAAAACATCTTTCCCATATTTTTCTACAATCGTAGGAATCCCATGTCCGGTGTGTTCAGTTAGCCCCATATTTAGAAATATCCTCATCAATGTTACGTTTCTCGGCTTACTTATTCCATCAAAAAATTGCTCTTTTGTCATTCCATTAGGAAGTCCACCATGTGAAAATATCTCAAGCCTGTCATGAAACATTGAAATCTGTGGCTCTGTGATTGTCCAATCGTTATGAACTAAAGCATTTAAAATTGCTTCATTAACACAATCAAAATCAAATAAATAGGTGTCTTTTCTTGGTCTAACTGTCGTATCAGAAATACATATATTTTCAGCCTGCAATCTGTTTTTTATTTTTCCATAAGTTGTTAAAATACATCCATAACCATAATCACTTCTTTCAGATATGGAAGCTTTATTTTCTCCTTGAAATTTCACAAAAATAAAGGGAATATTATTTTTATCAGATAATAGTTCTGCCAGT
This region includes:
- a CDS encoding helix-turn-helix domain-containing protein; this encodes MQNFGKIIFKIDQVLEEKNISKNKLEKEANLQRTQLNSYCNNKVKRIDLETIAKICYVLDCKVEDIMDYVR
- a CDS encoding plasmid mobilization protein, with amino-acid sequence MYNRTRKNQLKIYLTDEEKEIFEKKMKLANCKTMPHFLRKCVLEKEIYIVDLEPFRNLQWLISNATNNRNQIAKATNTTGVIYKKDIDHMREKIEKLSKEIWDIHSLLLRRTK
- a CDS encoding glycoside hydrolase family 26 protein, with amino-acid sequence MNKDKEQTQRKKGHKKKWLLALAGVVALVAIIIGPMVFQYYFPENDTDGRLKKATSLEDLYTLKQEKDGAHFTHLAQGYALTFPEKPTVRVHPSEAEVDFQLPDYRVRVFKQVVGKDTLPARHYFAYSTGTGKDDFGWLTNTRDHKILRNEDFHLGMQKGRLLVWDRPRLAALSDDARHYCSIDIQTDAHTVMSYLFTAQKPFKNTDALLDLVKSYQAVTPTVQPYVQPLGKTGPQHPVSNKTQYLFDKRFGERANLSWGIFQPSYAAFDYKDLRKTEKELDYRFNFIVHYSDFTRADPATTIAPVLKQAAAEGRTVELTLQTVDEEDGSNQVYKVLNGKYDGYLKDYAKAIQDGGAPVLLRIGNEMNGDWCKYCAYHLSRDPEIYTAFYRYIADKLTEYGVGDQILYVWNPNNESWPNYYWNYPGMYYPGDAYVDIIGMTAYNTGTYYPSELWQDFGALYDETYAHVQAAYRQPVMITEFACSGIGGDKVAWTKEMLKHLAGYKDLKVAIWWNYADYDPKDLETISRSYYIDQPKGMVDVWRDYFQTLLADKGSNRK
- a CDS encoding AAA family ATPase, with amino-acid sequence MVNRIIIFKGSKKDFEELLSEIIGNGSYTPFMELIQKYNARLRPNESGVREQELGRKIPVEACVVKADDYASVLPHVLSNFSTIITLNCNIDCLLVHNPPRRVEESLKAYDESIIEYKFSEYQEISKEKLKEIYKQLNKDILGQVDCKKSIITGLYRLLKEQVNNPVVLMFYGYSGVGKTESAKSISNSLGGNLLRIQFSMMQTNEAYNYVFGSEHSNNSLAKDMLLRESNVILIDEFDKVDYRFYNAFYELFDEGRYVDTNYDVDLKNTIFICTSNFMNEEKIKESLGPAMFSRFSECIQFDQLEKEQKIEIVKNWYDEVLSKLDDDEKNIIKKTDIMQWFMDNVDRYDNIRILKTKLENAIYHKLSEVYIFS
- a CDS encoding HAD family hydrolase — its product is MDYKKEKDIILAICYDFDKTLTPDDMQAQGFIQSLEQNVDEFWNESNKLAEDNDMDQNLAWMYKMTKDSRGKHIFNKKTLSEYGANVELFPGVEEWFDRINNYGKEKGIQVEHYIISSGLKEMIEGTKIASYFKKIYASSFYYDADGVAVWPAQCINYTSKTQFLFRIKKGALDFNDTKVNDYFKEDEYRVPFRNMVYIGDSDTDIPCMKLVSTNGGYSIGVHGKDSKNKVFKMIEENRIKYFTEADYTEGSELEILVKNIIDRTAANEILERKNAECLREMKRERTNKDEDYIKKEDLIDQLSESPSFSKTHEIIKKMSPIDSWGSKQIKRILKIALANNQVRYILKDHDVKNFYEDICKKSTSRFSQEIKDIIG
- a CDS encoding DUF6414 family protein, which codes for MSDKSSTTQLCKIIYFDDESITDYLQLMSGGKLEKTTELLETASKDAEVDTDAATKIGFGGLIKALLGWNAEVGVTASAGLSFNSEKMVKNIIKNTILTDFVNALEENENKTAVSKLPKGTIKKFSGYKITAEKDSLSYFVMVSPYMNMFQSGSTIPSGELSISLEKLDSVLRNAKGYYEFVGTKGNSKVILRFNISAFKNNYMISDLLKMNLSIFAIKVGDTTLDMLNINEELNLDLTNSVVDNPSYEESNRDNGQNTNSSKKLPVFDVLLAGVESNG
- a CDS encoding RNA-binding domain-containing protein gives rise to the protein MSRYIESETIELKEKYTDAITKEIVSFLNGAGGTILIGVKDNGIVVGVDKIDEVLRKISDIITSQIEPNPQDEISSELKFDEGKTLIVIHINKGRHHIYCQKKYGFSSTGCTIRIGTTCKEMTLEQIKIRYERKFIDNEYMLKKKSNLSDLSFRELKIYYSEKNYHLDDKSFETNLNLRNEAGEYNLLAELLSDKNNIPFIFVKFQGENKASISERSDYGYGCILTTYGKIKNRLQAENICISDTTVRPRKDTYLFDFDCVNEAILNALVHNDWTITEPQISMFHDRLEIFSHGGLPNGMTKEQFFDGISKPRNVTLMRIFLNMGLTEHTGHGIPTIVEKYGKDVFEIESNYIRCTIPFEKEVVDQIDNKNVGLNVGLNVGLNKTEKKVIELLIKSPSLTSIELAEKIGVTKRTIERTFKSLQEKNMIERIGSKRDGNWIVARRKCHF
- a CDS encoding restriction endonuclease subunit S, whose translation is MSRDSNGNGVVGFVDEVEGQKSFPAGTMSLALGGSFLGSCFIQKEPFYTAQNVGILQEKEPLSIHTKLFISTLIRNECKIKYQAFGRELNSHFRKDFTIKLPVLMNGNDYVFDKSKKYSDEGYIPDWKYMENYMKSLPYGDRIDG